A DNA window from uncultured Methanoregula sp. contains the following coding sequences:
- a CDS encoding 2,5-diamino-6-(ribosylamino)-4(3H)-pyrimidinone 5'-phosphate reductase produces the protein MRPYVVINAAMSADGKISTRERRQVKISGTQDFARVDRLKAGCDAVMVGIGTVLADDPSLTVKSEECRRFRTDRGTDEHPVRIVVDSRARTPATASILNKGPGKRVIAVSKQADEKRVAELKPYAAILESGETEVDLRQLMEQLGAMGIRRLMVEGGGTLIAGLISAGLVDEIYTYIGNIVIGGKDAPTLADGPGVVKETEFCRLDLIEVHRMDMGILLHWKVRHTE, from the coding sequence ATGCGGCCGTATGTGGTAATCAACGCAGCGATGAGCGCCGATGGAAAGATCTCGACCCGTGAACGCCGGCAGGTAAAGATCTCCGGTACCCAGGATTTTGCCCGGGTTGACCGGCTCAAGGCCGGGTGCGATGCAGTCATGGTGGGGATCGGCACCGTACTTGCCGACGATCCATCGCTCACGGTAAAATCGGAGGAATGCCGCAGGTTCAGGACGGACCGGGGTACGGATGAGCACCCGGTCCGGATTGTTGTTGACAGCAGGGCAAGGACTCCCGCTACGGCATCAATCCTGAACAAAGGCCCGGGGAAACGGGTGATAGCGGTCTCGAAGCAGGCCGATGAAAAACGGGTAGCTGAACTGAAACCCTATGCAGCGATCCTGGAAAGCGGGGAGACTGAGGTTGATCTCAGACAACTCATGGAACAGCTGGGTGCCATGGGAATCCGGCGCCTGATGGTGGAAGGAGGCGGAACGCTCATCGCCGGCCTGATCTCAGCCGGGCTCGTGGATGAGATCTATACCTATATCGGCAATATCGTCATCGGGGGTAAGGATGCCCCGACCCTTGCAGACGGGCCAGGAGTGGTAAAGGAGACGGAATTCTGCCGCCTCGATCTCATCGAAGTCCACCGGATGGATATGGGGATTCTCCTGCACTGGAAAGTCCGGCATACGGAATAA
- a CDS encoding response regulator, with product MTHKIMLVEDDQPILELMEILLLRLGYEAVLVPDVLEALEQIRKNPPDLLLLDIMMTPMNGWEVLDKIREEYNNKDLPVLLFTASPSVDEKLALFKDPKLGVLQKPVTLAELKVGIEKFIKKVPERV from the coding sequence ATGACGCATAAGATCATGCTTGTGGAGGATGACCAGCCTATCCTCGAACTCATGGAGATCCTGCTGCTCCGGTTAGGTTACGAAGCGGTCCTGGTACCGGATGTACTCGAAGCACTGGAACAGATCAGGAAAAACCCGCCGGATCTCCTCCTGCTGGATATCATGATGACTCCCATGAACGGGTGGGAGGTCCTTGATAAGATTCGTGAGGAATACAACAACAAGGATCTTCCGGTCCTCCTGTTTACGGCATCTCCCTCCGTTGACGAGAAACTCGCCCTCTTTAAAGATCCAAAACTCGGGGTGCTCCAGAAGCCCGTGACGCTTGCGGAACTCAAAGTCGGGATTGAAAAATTTATAAAAAAAGTTCCTGAACGGGTTTAG
- a CDS encoding cation:proton antiporter, translating to MDLLIASVSILLLAIALLYIGQRLRLPSIVSFLVIGMLVGPYGLQLITNQDAIDTFGSIGIVLLLFTIGLEFSFQKLMRSWRTVIIGGTVQVLATIVAITLISSYFGMPFNEALIFGFIVSLSSTAIVMKILQEKGEVDTLPGRTLLGILIFQDLAIIPMMLITPLLVGSGGPDMNALPLQVGKVALIILVIIVMARWIIPAFLFRVAKEKNRELFLVTLAGTCILVAWLTSEAGLSFTLGAFIAGLIIGESEYNIDALGHIIPFRDVFAAIFFLSIGMLLNTQTVFVDFYYVAMMVLIIIGVKILTGALAAKVLGMPMRVCVFCSLALCQIGEFSFVLAKNGLDTALIPEKVYQIFLAGAIITMALTPFAMNASPRVVDLIYRIAPRRIARGREEPAEEPERELSDHIIIAGYGITGKSVARAAAVAGIPYMVIELNPEIIQKERSTFRPHFMFGDAVQEEVLEHAGIHRARTLVIVVSEEEAIPRIIHTARKLAPDIHILARTRHVRQARYLLDLGADEIISEEFEASLEIFSRALKRYEIPEEEIGYIIRRVKTLGTTMFSKSANGEAELEDPNLMYQDRHVHSFLVEPGSEAEGKTLAELDLGSRFGILEVGIRSKGKTTTTIPDDRRLAAGEVIITFITDQTARELLPLFAGKSG from the coding sequence ATGGACCTTTTGATCGCGAGTGTAAGTATCCTGCTGCTTGCAATAGCTCTTTTGTATATCGGCCAGCGCCTCAGACTCCCGAGTATTGTCAGTTTTCTTGTCATCGGCATGCTTGTCGGGCCCTATGGCCTGCAGCTCATCACCAACCAGGATGCTATCGACACCTTCGGCAGCATAGGAATTGTGCTCCTCCTCTTCACCATCGGTCTTGAGTTCTCGTTCCAGAAACTCATGCGTTCCTGGCGCACAGTGATCATCGGAGGTACCGTCCAGGTCCTTGCCACCATTGTTGCGATCACGCTCATCTCCAGTTATTTCGGCATGCCTTTTAACGAGGCCCTGATCTTCGGGTTCATCGTCTCCCTCTCAAGCACGGCCATTGTCATGAAGATCCTCCAGGAGAAAGGCGAGGTGGATACCCTCCCGGGCCGGACCCTGCTTGGGATCCTCATCTTCCAGGATCTTGCCATCATCCCCATGATGCTCATCACGCCCCTGCTCGTGGGAAGCGGGGGGCCCGACATGAATGCGCTCCCGCTCCAGGTAGGAAAAGTCGCGCTCATCATCCTTGTCATCATTGTCATGGCCCGGTGGATCATCCCGGCGTTCCTCTTCCGGGTTGCAAAGGAGAAGAACCGGGAGCTCTTCCTCGTCACCCTTGCCGGCACCTGCATCCTTGTTGCATGGCTGACAAGCGAGGCCGGGCTCTCGTTCACGCTTGGAGCCTTCATCGCGGGCCTCATCATCGGGGAGTCCGAATACAACATCGATGCGCTGGGCCATATCATCCCGTTCAGGGACGTCTTTGCAGCCATCTTTTTCTTATCGATAGGGATGCTCCTCAACACGCAGACCGTCTTTGTCGATTTCTATTACGTTGCCATGATGGTGCTCATCATCATCGGGGTGAAGATCCTGACAGGAGCTCTCGCGGCAAAGGTTCTCGGGATGCCCATGCGGGTCTGCGTCTTCTGCAGCCTTGCACTCTGCCAGATCGGGGAGTTCTCGTTCGTGCTTGCCAAGAACGGGCTCGATACCGCGCTCATACCGGAGAAGGTCTACCAGATCTTCCTTGCCGGGGCTATCATCACGATGGCCCTGACTCCGTTTGCCATGAACGCCTCTCCCCGGGTTGTCGACCTGATCTACCGGATCGCACCGCGCCGGATCGCACGAGGCAGAGAAGAGCCCGCGGAAGAACCGGAACGGGAGCTTTCCGATCACATCATCATTGCCGGTTACGGAATTACCGGCAAAAGCGTTGCCCGGGCAGCAGCTGTCGCCGGGATCCCCTACATGGTCATCGAGCTGAACCCGGAGATAATCCAGAAGGAGCGTTCCACGTTCCGCCCCCATTTCATGTTCGGGGACGCGGTGCAGGAGGAGGTGCTGGAGCATGCCGGCATCCACCGGGCCCGGACGCTGGTCATCGTGGTCTCGGAGGAAGAAGCCATCCCGAGGATCATCCATACCGCCCGGAAGCTTGCACCCGACATCCACATCCTTGCCCGGACACGACATGTCCGGCAGGCCCGGTACCTGCTGGACCTGGGTGCCGACGAGATCATCTCCGAAGAGTTCGAGGCATCGCTGGAGATCTTCTCCCGTGCCCTCAAACGATACGAGATTCCCGAAGAAGAGATCGGCTACATCATCCGGCGGGTAAAAACCCTTGGAACGACCATGTTCTCGAAGAGTGCCAACGGCGAAGCAGAACTGGAAGATCCCAATCTCATGTACCAGGACCGGCATGTGCACTCGTTCCTTGTCGAGCCCGGATCGGAAGCTGAGGGAAAAACCCTTGCCGAGCTGGATCTCGGGTCCCGGTTTGGCATCCTGGAGGTCGGGATCCGGAGCAAAGGAAAGACCACGACCACCATCCCTGACGACCGGAGACTGGCTGCAGGAGAAGTTATCATCACGTTCATAACCGACCAGACCGCCCGGGAACTCCTGCCGCTGTTTGCGGGCAAGAGCGGATAG
- a CDS encoding SLC13 family permease yields the protein MLNTKNTYLAVVILALVFILIAIRQVGRFKLKIWQIMLGGAVAVLITGQIALPDALHAIDIDVLLFLFGMFVVGEALVSSGYLSGLAHRFFARAHNPDQVVLGILFGMGILSALLMNDTLAVIGTPLVLALAAGRHISKKLLLLALAFAITTGSVMSPIGNPQNLLVAINSGMVSPFVTFAIYLAIPTLICLGIAYAVLRWFYREEFLPREYEKEPAPASDPRLALLAKVSLGIVLLLALANILASFFTGSMLVTLPLIAIGAALPVLVFSEKRFRIIKAIDWCTLVFFAAMFVLMASVWETGIFQSMVSGGMLSSIPALLGTSIVISQFISNVPFVALFQPLVLQAGGTTAELMALAAGSTIAGNLTILGAASNVIIIQNAEKQGATLTFFEFMKVGLPLTVLQVLVYWGWLAAVG from the coding sequence ATGCTGAATACTAAAAATACGTACCTCGCAGTCGTCATCCTGGCATTGGTATTCATCCTGATCGCAATACGTCAGGTGGGCAGGTTCAAGCTGAAGATCTGGCAGATCATGCTTGGCGGAGCCGTTGCGGTCCTCATCACCGGGCAGATCGCACTGCCTGACGCGCTTCACGCAATTGATATTGATGTACTGCTCTTCCTCTTCGGCATGTTCGTTGTCGGTGAGGCGCTCGTGTCGAGCGGGTACCTCTCCGGTCTTGCCCACCGGTTCTTTGCCCGGGCACACAATCCGGATCAGGTTGTCCTGGGCATCCTCTTCGGCATGGGTATTCTCTCGGCGCTCCTGATGAACGATACGCTCGCCGTCATCGGGACCCCGCTGGTCCTGGCCCTGGCAGCGGGCCGCCACATCTCCAAAAAACTGCTCCTGCTCGCGCTGGCTTTCGCGATCACCACCGGCAGCGTGATGAGCCCGATCGGCAACCCGCAGAACCTGCTTGTTGCCATCAACTCCGGCATGGTCTCGCCCTTTGTCACGTTCGCGATCTACCTTGCGATACCAACGCTCATCTGTCTCGGTATCGCGTATGCAGTGCTGCGCTGGTTTTACCGCGAAGAGTTCCTGCCCCGGGAGTATGAAAAAGAACCGGCCCCGGCCTCGGATCCCCGGTTGGCCCTGCTTGCCAAAGTATCGCTGGGTATCGTCCTGCTGCTCGCGCTTGCTAATATCCTTGCTTCGTTCTTCACCGGGTCCATGCTCGTGACCCTGCCGCTCATCGCGATTGGTGCCGCCCTGCCGGTTCTGGTCTTCTCGGAGAAACGGTTTAGAATCATCAAAGCCATCGACTGGTGCACGCTTGTCTTCTTTGCAGCCATGTTCGTCCTGATGGCAAGTGTCTGGGAGACCGGCATCTTCCAGTCCATGGTGAGCGGGGGGATGCTCTCTTCCATCCCGGCCCTGCTCGGCACCAGCATCGTCATCAGCCAGTTCATCTCCAATGTCCCGTTCGTTGCACTCTTCCAGCCGCTTGTTCTGCAGGCCGGAGGAACAACAGCCGAGCTCATGGCGCTTGCCGCCGGGAGCACGATTGCCGGCAACCTCACGATCCTCGGGGCTGCAAGCAACGTGATCATCATCCAGAACGCGGAGAAGCAGGGAGCAACCCTGACATTTTTTGAATTCATGAAAGTCGGGCTCCCGCTCACGGTGCTGCAGGTGCTGGTGTACTGGGGATGGCTGGCGGCGGTGGGGTAA
- a CDS encoding PAS domain-containing sensor histidine kinase, which translates to MSGTAISGATFRGLDLRISHTDLTRFFVIFSLSVCCIIVTAVSFSRSWGFISYPLFFMPIIYAVYFYPKKGIYVAAVCGIAFQAIGYLFNYPDYLVLAGLTTESVFLVLVAVAVAYIIDRIRSGEVRYRSVFEHSQLGIVLFSRKDLSVIQSNSRFLDMLHYDACEIQSRDLSGMLHNPREKERFLERIQKEETSEDLETRFSTKEGDACWVNLSWSAIDEDTFTCTAININGRKLAEKANNDNMMKYRQLTEYSPICIVIVQEGKIRFSNPAFAAFSGFKSPEIAGTDILQLIDPGDRERFPEFIKAIGKNQQSPDKARFLFLTKDNEKRIGSLSTIPVMHRGKPATMINIEDLSEKQRLEEKIRLDNERRRGIIITVAHEMRTPLQPILGYLNLLISDPAGFGITDETKKILERCLASVDRERQIINQMLELSVLESGKLDLKYSDFNIADLVKTVLDTSGYMAKAEIALDIPDNLVLHGDKDRLHGVIDSILANAVNYSKPPRKIRVYYKAAKDKSEHIIAIEDNGVGIPKNALASIFEPFQLADAAKLSRKYDRIGLSLSIAKKVIEMHGGDILVESTENAGSTFAIHLPMEAPHDA; encoded by the coding sequence ATGAGCGGTACAGCGATATCCGGTGCAACCTTCCGCGGACTTGATCTGCGGATCTCCCACACAGATCTGACCCGTTTTTTTGTCATCTTTTCCCTTTCCGTCTGCTGTATAATCGTCACCGCGGTCTCGTTCTCCCGGTCCTGGGGTTTCATCAGCTACCCGCTCTTCTTTATGCCGATAATCTATGCCGTCTATTTCTACCCGAAGAAGGGGATCTATGTCGCGGCAGTCTGCGGCATTGCATTCCAGGCCATAGGCTATCTCTTCAATTATCCCGATTACCTGGTGCTTGCAGGGCTGACAACCGAATCGGTCTTTCTGGTCCTTGTTGCCGTGGCAGTTGCCTATATTATCGACAGGATCCGGTCCGGGGAGGTCAGGTACCGCTCGGTCTTCGAGCACTCCCAGCTGGGAATTGTGCTCTTCAGCAGAAAGGATCTCTCCGTGATCCAGTCCAATTCCCGGTTCCTGGACATGCTCCATTACGATGCCTGTGAGATCCAGTCCCGCGATCTCTCCGGCATGCTTCATAATCCCCGGGAGAAGGAGCGGTTCCTTGAACGGATCCAGAAGGAGGAAACCTCCGAGGACTTAGAGACCCGGTTCTCCACAAAGGAAGGGGATGCCTGCTGGGTGAACCTCTCCTGGAGCGCCATCGATGAGGATACGTTCACCTGCACGGCCATCAACATCAATGGCCGGAAGCTTGCCGAGAAAGCCAACAACGACAATATGATGAAATACCGGCAGCTGACCGAGTACTCCCCCATCTGCATCGTCATTGTCCAGGAGGGGAAGATCCGGTTCTCCAATCCTGCCTTCGCTGCCTTCTCCGGCTTCAAATCCCCCGAGATTGCGGGAACGGATATCCTGCAGCTGATAGATCCCGGCGATCGCGAGCGCTTCCCGGAGTTCATAAAAGCCATAGGAAAGAATCAGCAGAGTCCGGACAAGGCCCGGTTCCTTTTCCTGACAAAAGACAACGAGAAGCGGATCGGCTCCCTCTCCACGATACCGGTGATGCATAGAGGAAAGCCCGCTACCATGATCAATATCGAGGACCTGTCCGAGAAGCAGCGGCTGGAAGAGAAGATCCGGCTGGACAATGAACGCAGGCGGGGGATCATCATCACGGTTGCCCACGAGATGCGGACCCCCCTCCAGCCGATCCTCGGCTACCTGAACCTCCTGATCTCGGACCCCGCCGGTTTCGGCATCACGGACGAGACAAAGAAGATCCTTGAACGCTGCCTGGCAAGCGTTGACCGGGAGCGGCAGATCATCAACCAGATGCTGGAACTCTCGGTGCTGGAGAGCGGGAAACTGGATCTCAAGTATTCGGATTTCAATATTGCAGACCTGGTTAAGACCGTCCTGGATACCAGCGGATATATGGCAAAAGCAGAGATCGCTCTGGATATTCCCGATAATCTCGTCCTGCACGGGGACAAGGACCGACTGCACGGCGTCATCGACTCGATCCTTGCAAATGCGGTGAACTATTCCAAACCGCCGCGAAAGATCCGCGTTTATTATAAGGCCGCGAAAGATAAATCAGAGCATATAATTGCGATTGAGGACAATGGGGTAGGTATCCCGAAGAACGCTCTCGCATCCATCTTTGAGCCGTTCCAGCTCGCCGATGCAGCAAAGCTCTCTCGCAAATACGATCGCATCGGCCTGTCGCTCTCGATAGCGAAAAAAGTAATTGAAATGCACGGTGGGGATATACTCGTGGAAAGTACAGAAAACGCCGGCAGTACCTTTGCCATTCACCTGCCCATGGAGGCACCTCATGACGCATAA
- a CDS encoding phosphoesterase: MALPNEGAGESGLAQAVKSRTAHVVHLTHNDLDAVGADAIHRMKFGNDGVFTIWSSVGKFSELFSLVAACEGKGDLLSISDLGYHRDTETTARKAKKNGWIIEWRDHHRWRDEEVQKIESEVSLLHIDTSVCATGIVARDLAPENPVAGEVARVVCDYDLWKHADPRSAVLGQVLQRKKNRDHVRDCLLRGEFSDEQIDREYREIKAEMEEMMQRSLKHATFLGTKYRIAFAPLYGYPSETAHFIRDEKKTDIEVIIGKDGKFSVRSVPQISHIIAREFGGGGHPNAAGGSFRFTVIERFTWWLFKKSRHFDEFVQVAEKN; this comes from the coding sequence ATGGCGCTCCCGAACGAAGGTGCCGGGGAATCCGGACTTGCTCAGGCGGTAAAAAGCCGCACGGCGCACGTGGTTCACTTGACCCACAATGATCTCGATGCCGTGGGAGCGGACGCAATCCACCGGATGAAGTTCGGGAACGACGGGGTGTTCACTATCTGGAGTTCCGTTGGGAAATTCTCCGAACTCTTCAGCCTTGTTGCAGCCTGCGAAGGCAAAGGCGATCTCCTCTCCATCTCCGATCTCGGGTATCACCGCGACACGGAAACTACCGCAAGGAAAGCAAAAAAGAACGGCTGGATCATCGAGTGGCGGGATCATCACCGCTGGCGGGACGAGGAAGTGCAGAAGATCGAGAGCGAAGTCTCCCTGCTCCATATCGATACTTCCGTGTGCGCAACCGGGATCGTTGCCCGGGATCTTGCACCGGAGAACCCGGTGGCGGGCGAAGTTGCCCGGGTTGTCTGCGATTACGATCTCTGGAAGCATGCCGACCCGCGCTCTGCTGTGCTCGGGCAGGTGCTCCAGCGCAAGAAGAACCGCGACCATGTCCGCGACTGCCTCTTGCGGGGAGAATTCAGCGACGAACAGATCGACCGGGAATACCGGGAGATCAAAGCCGAGATGGAGGAGATGATGCAGCGGAGCCTGAAGCACGCCACCTTCCTTGGCACCAAATATCGGATCGCGTTTGCCCCGCTCTACGGGTACCCGAGCGAGACCGCCCATTTCATTCGGGACGAGAAGAAGACGGATATCGAAGTGATCATAGGAAAAGACGGGAAGTTCTCGGTGCGCTCCGTGCCGCAGATCAGCCACATCATAGCCCGCGAGTTCGGCGGGGGCGGCCACCCGAACGCGGCCGGGGGATCGTTCCGTTTTACGGTCATCGAGCGGTTCACCTGGTGGCTCTTCAAGAAGAGCCGGCATTTCGATGAGTTCGTCCAGGTTGCCGAGAAGAACTGA
- the msrA gene encoding peptide-methionine (S)-S-oxide reductase MsrA has protein sequence MDETDRYRRATFAAGCFWDAEAAVRSLDGIVATAVGYTGGQLADPSYELVSTGRTGHAEAVDIIFDPAVVTYDQLLDLFWEIHDPTNQEEQGDYSGPQYRSAIYYHDPGQKEAALASRDRVQRSGTYGDRPVVTEIVPAARFWPAEDCHQQFYEKCGQGYCTSRQADE, from the coding sequence ATGGATGAAACTGACCGGTACCGGAGAGCCACGTTTGCCGCCGGGTGTTTCTGGGACGCTGAAGCTGCAGTAAGGAGTCTTGACGGGATCGTGGCAACAGCGGTCGGGTATACCGGAGGCCAGCTTGCGGATCCCAGCTACGAACTGGTGAGCACAGGAAGAACCGGCCATGCGGAAGCCGTGGATATCATCTTCGATCCGGCGGTTGTCACCTACGATCAGTTGCTCGATCTCTTCTGGGAGATCCACGATCCGACAAACCAGGAAGAGCAGGGAGATTATTCAGGCCCCCAGTACCGGTCCGCAATCTACTACCATGATCCCGGCCAGAAAGAAGCGGCCCTCGCATCCCGGGATCGCGTGCAGCGGTCGGGAACGTACGGGGATAGGCCGGTGGTGACCGAGATCGTGCCGGCAGCAAGATTCTGGCCTGCCGAAGACTGCCACCAGCAGTTCTATGAAAAATGCGGGCAGGGATACTGCACCAGCCGGCAGGCCGATGAATAA
- a CDS encoding SET domain-containing protein: MNINSWMNPHLEKRCSDKDGCGIFTNADIRKGERLAIFGGRVMAIDDMYRIPEALQSYTMQIEERFVLGPAGTVPEDTDFFNHSCDPNSGFSGQIFLVAMRDIAAGEEITFDYGMTVSKSVGSDMVFTMNCACNSPLCRKTITEDDWKIPELQERYKGYFSQYIQEKIEMRKSGSSAETACREAVVQKGKKAGISEQS, from the coding sequence ATGAATATAAACAGCTGGATGAATCCTCATCTTGAGAAACGATGTTCCGATAAAGACGGCTGCGGGATATTTACCAATGCCGATATCAGAAAAGGGGAGAGGCTGGCAATATTCGGTGGCAGGGTCATGGCAATCGATGACATGTACCGGATTCCCGAAGCCCTGCAGAGTTATACCATGCAGATCGAAGAGCGGTTTGTCCTGGGGCCCGCCGGTACCGTTCCGGAAGATACGGATTTTTTCAATCACAGCTGCGACCCCAACAGCGGATTCTCGGGCCAGATCTTTCTTGTGGCCATGCGCGACATCGCGGCCGGTGAGGAGATCACTTTCGATTATGGCATGACGGTTTCGAAATCGGTGGGAAGCGATATGGTCTTTACGATGAACTGCGCCTGCAACTCTCCGCTCTGCCGGAAGACAATAACCGAAGATGACTGGAAGATTCCCGAACTGCAGGAGCGGTACAAAGGCTATTTTTCGCAGTACATCCAGGAAAAGATTGAGATGCGGAAGAGCGGTTCTTCGGCTGAAACGGCCTGCCGGGAAGCAGTTGTTCAAAAAGGCAAAAAGGCAGGAATATCGGAACAGTCCTGA
- a CDS encoding DUF308 domain-containing protein, which produces MSIIAGIAAIVLGIVALLFPVLAFYFIEYIFAIYAVIMSASLVMTGIGLQKENHMQGLLLIFAGAIGICIGIAILVAPRILAVSALLILGIWAIVAGAGDLIFVFGSGSDAERSFKAATGILTLLAGILILAAPKIVDEFVLVTFVGIFAILAGILTILFGTAKPREKKEINHLIYK; this is translated from the coding sequence ATGAGCATAATTGCGGGGATTGCCGCGATTGTTCTTGGCATCGTTGCCCTTCTCTTTCCGGTGCTGGCATTTTATTTCATCGAATATATCTTTGCGATCTACGCAGTAATCATGTCGGCAAGCCTGGTCATGACCGGTATCGGCCTGCAGAAAGAGAACCATATGCAGGGCCTGCTGCTCATATTTGCCGGTGCGATCGGGATCTGTATCGGGATTGCAATCCTTGTCGCACCGCGGATCCTGGCAGTCTCGGCGCTGCTCATCCTCGGGATCTGGGCAATTGTGGCCGGCGCAGGCGATCTCATTTTTGTCTTTGGTTCCGGCAGTGATGCAGAGCGCAGTTTCAAGGCCGCAACCGGGATTCTCACCCTCCTTGCCGGCATCCTGATCCTTGCTGCCCCCAAGATCGTTGACGAGTTCGTGCTCGTCACGTTCGTTGGCATCTTTGCAATACTTGCCGGCATCCTCACGATTCTCTTCGGTACGGCAAAGCCCCGGGAGAAAAAAGAGATCAATCACCTGATCTACAAGTAA
- the metG gene encoding methionine--tRNA ligase — MNPQPLLVTCGLPYTNGPCHLGHLRTYVPADAYVRYMRRAGEEVLFVCGSDNHGTPIVVSAEEAGISPRALSERYHKHFDETFRRMGVMFDRFGMTDDPATHQRARAIVAELEKNGYIYKQIVHQAYCTKCKRFLPDRYVEGICPHCGKPARGDECDQGCGKHLEPGEIKDPVCKVCGTKAEFRNQEHYFFKLSEFKDFLLPYLEQVRGTTNAKNYAIGWIKDELHDWCITRTLEWGVKFPGRDDLVVYVWVDAPIGYIAFTEEWAKANNKDWKRYWCGENRVTHFIGGDIIYHHSIFWPALLKGAGYGVPHAIVASGMVKVDDHKFSKSRGYVVWTNDDYLDKGLSSDYLRYYLLAYTSHTKELNFSWKVFSERINNEVVNILGNFVYRTLFFAQKEFAGIPPGPVDPAIMDEIAKTIKNVDSLMRDYEFKGAVDAIMALAAFGNTYIQTNAPWKLIKTDRAAAAQVIKNSVQIVKALALLIQPAMPDAAERCWTMLGFTDRAADHPVSDALHPVPEICISAPAPLFAKMEDDQVKELDALLQKRVSEANKKMEKTPALSIEEFAKVEMKTGIVRAAEAIPKSSKLLKLQVDLGGETRQIVSGIAQFYKPDELVGQNVVVLTNLAPAKIFGVESNGMILAAGDAASLLTPLKPVEPGTKIR; from the coding sequence ATGAATCCACAGCCGCTGCTCGTCACCTGCGGGCTGCCGTACACAAACGGCCCCTGCCATTTAGGTCATCTGCGAACGTACGTCCCTGCCGACGCTTACGTCCGCTACATGCGGCGGGCAGGCGAAGAAGTTCTCTTCGTCTGCGGCTCGGACAACCACGGGACCCCGATCGTGGTCTCGGCAGAGGAAGCCGGTATCTCCCCCCGGGCGCTCTCGGAGCGCTACCACAAGCATTTCGACGAGACGTTCAGACGCATGGGCGTCATGTTCGACCGGTTCGGTATGACCGACGACCCGGCAACCCACCAACGGGCCCGGGCCATTGTTGCCGAACTCGAGAAGAACGGCTACATCTACAAACAGATCGTCCACCAGGCCTACTGCACGAAGTGCAAACGGTTCCTGCCCGACCGGTACGTGGAAGGGATCTGTCCCCACTGCGGCAAGCCCGCCCGGGGCGACGAGTGCGACCAGGGGTGCGGCAAGCACCTTGAGCCGGGCGAGATCAAGGACCCGGTCTGCAAGGTCTGCGGCACGAAAGCCGAGTTCCGAAACCAGGAACATTATTTCTTCAAACTGTCAGAGTTCAAGGACTTCCTCCTGCCATACCTCGAACAGGTCCGGGGCACGACCAATGCAAAGAACTATGCGATCGGCTGGATCAAGGACGAGCTCCACGACTGGTGCATCACCCGGACGCTCGAATGGGGCGTCAAGTTCCCGGGCCGCGACGACCTCGTGGTCTATGTCTGGGTGGATGCCCCGATCGGCTACATCGCGTTCACCGAGGAGTGGGCCAAAGCGAACAACAAAGACTGGAAGCGCTACTGGTGCGGCGAGAACCGGGTCACCCATTTCATCGGCGGCGACATCATCTACCACCACTCGATCTTCTGGCCGGCCCTCCTCAAAGGTGCCGGATACGGCGTTCCCCATGCAATCGTTGCAAGCGGGATGGTCAAAGTCGACGACCACAAGTTCTCCAAGTCCCGGGGCTACGTTGTCTGGACCAACGACGACTATCTCGACAAAGGCCTCTCCTCCGACTACCTTCGGTATTACCTGCTCGCGTACACGAGCCATACCAAGGAACTGAACTTCTCGTGGAAGGTCTTCTCCGAGCGGATCAACAACGAGGTGGTCAACATCCTTGGCAACTTCGTGTACCGCACGCTCTTCTTTGCCCAGAAGGAGTTTGCGGGCATCCCGCCGGGCCCGGTGGATCCCGCGATCATGGACGAGATCGCAAAGACCATAAAAAATGTCGACTCCCTGATGCGGGACTACGAGTTCAAGGGGGCAGTCGACGCGATCATGGCGCTCGCCGCGTTCGGCAACACCTACATCCAGACCAATGCTCCCTGGAAACTGATCAAGACCGACCGGGCTGCAGCTGCCCAGGTGATCAAGAACAGTGTCCAGATCGTAAAAGCCCTCGCCCTTCTCATCCAGCCGGCCATGCCCGATGCAGCCGAACGGTGCTGGACGATGCTCGGGTTCACGGACCGGGCGGCGGATCACCCGGTGAGCGATGCCCTGCACCCGGTTCCCGAGATCTGCATCAGTGCACCGGCCCCGCTCTTTGCGAAAATGGAAGACGACCAGGTAAAAGAGCTCGATGCCCTGCTCCAGAAACGCGTATCCGAGGCGAACAAAAAGATGGAAAAGACACCCGCATTATCAATAGAGGAATTTGCAAAAGTTGAGATGAAGACCGGCATTGTCCGGGCCGCCGAAGCTATCCCGAAGTCGAGCAAGCTCTTAAAATTACAGGTGGACCTCGGAGGGGAGACCCGCCAGATCGTGAGCGGGATCGCCCAGTTCTACAAGCCGGACGAGCTCGTGGGCCAGAACGTGGTAGTCCTGACCAACCTTGCCCCGGCCAAGATCTTCGGGGTCGAGAGCAACGGCATGATCCTTGCAGCCGGGGATGCGGCCTCACTCTTAACGCCCTTAAAACCGGTGGAGCCGGGAACAAAAATCCGGTAA